One Epinephelus fuscoguttatus linkage group LG10, E.fuscoguttatus.final_Chr_v1 genomic window carries:
- the LOC125895824 gene encoding torsin-1A-interacting protein 2-like isoform X2, translating to MDSRVSEKEASRPLRRSARHSSGNVKVLSYEPTPRGPLKRTRKRTENQAPAAAVNGSRDVEDGSEDEESPSKKSRLGTGGAAGDSGDENDMESVGDLEENEDQEMDFIQDSSHGTEQPEICQGALGDVNLSPRVVLGERCRPCHAVNEDADWMKTVRVKPLTKGPVAPTKTATQIRPPANRHDMPIPKVTSMADFKKTMEAKARSTGIPSFNHYVPSAYPASEKPYTTRQRVNNIPTEKETVKPKKQGVKKTPVAKTSSGYSCRGVIWCLWRLILLVLFCSAVLLAYKIKKTADSRKFPSGAVKSERFADQLSLLEAQFPNQRPVLWKRSRIHLEKHLQTAQPSEPVSLIFTAGRGAERTLRCLARGLASSFSAALNASVLHIDGASKASQGSDEVKLDIDSQLRAAFDGDKPVAVIHRFEELPPGSTLIFYRYCDHENAAYKQVFLLFTVLLPQDEIKVDQNLKQVEELVQDYLKERLVDSSSQIAFNEMDIDKFGGLWSRISHLILPVVLEKEVEHKGC from the exons GATTCCAGGGTTTCTGAAAAAGAGGCGTCTCGCCCGTTGAGACGATCAGCAAGGCATTCTTCCGGTAATGTTAAAG TATTGAGTTATGAACCGACCCCCAGGGGTCCCCTAAAGAGGACCAGAAAGAGGACAGAAAACCaagctcctgctgcagctgtcaaTGGTTCCAGAGACGTGGAGGATGGCTCAGAGGATGAAG AGTCCCCTAGCAAGAAGAGTCGGCTGGGGACTGGAGGAGCAGCGGGCGACAGTGGGGATGAGAATGACATGGAATCAGTTGGAGATTTGGAGGAAAATGAAGATCAGGAAATGGATTTTATACAGGATTCCTCTCATGGCACTGAGCAACCAGAAATATGCCAAG GCGCCCTTGGAGATGTGAATTTATCCCCACGAGTCGTCCTCGGTGAGCGCTGCAGACCCTGTCATGCTGTAAATGAAGATGCAGACTGGATGAAAACAGTGAGAG TAAAACCATTAACAAAAGGACCAGTAGCCCCCACCAAGACTGCCACACAAATCAGACCTCCGGCAAACAGACATGACATGCCGATCCCTAAGGTCACCAGCATGGCTGACTTCAAGAAAACAATGGAGGCCAAAGCCAGGAGCACTG GTATACCGTCATTTAACCACTATGTCCCAAGTGCGTATCCAGCCTCGGAGAAACCCTACACAACGCGACAACGTGTGAATAACATTCcaacagaaaaagaaactgtTAAGCCCAAAAAACAAG gGGTAAAGAAAACGCCAGTTGCAAAGACAAGCTCTGGGTATTCCTGTAGAG GAGTCATATGGTGTTTATGGCGTTTGATTCTCCTGGTGCTGTTCTGTTCTGCCGTGTTGCTGGCATACAAGATAAAAAAGACTGCAGACAGTAGAAAGTTTCCATCCGGGGCTGTAAAATCTGAAAGGTTTGCAGATCAGTTGTCTCTTCTTGAGGCCCAGTTCCCAAATCAGCGGCCTGTTTTGTGGAAGAGGAGCAGGATCCACCTGGAGAAGCACCTCCAGACAGCCCAGCCCTCAGAGCCAGTCAGTCTGATCTTTACTGCAGGGCGGGGGGCTGAGAGGACGCTGCGCTGCCTGGCTCGGGGGCTGGCCTCCTCCTTCTCCGCTGCCCTCAACGCCTCTGTCCTCCACATCGATGGAGCCAGTAAAGCCAGCCAGGGCAGCGATGAGGTGAAGCTGGACATCGACAGCCAGTTGCGAGCGGCTTTTGACGGTGACAAACCCGTGGCTGTTATTCATCGCTTCGAAGAGCTGCCTCCAGGCTCCACCCTCATTTTTTATCGCTACTGTGACCACGAGAACGCCGCATACaagcaggtgtttttgttgtttactgTGCTACTTCCTCAAGATGAGATCAAGGTTGATCAGAATCTGAAGCAAGTGGAGGAGTTGGTGCAAGACTATCTCAAGGAAAGGCTGGTGGACTCCAGCAGCCAGATTGCCTTCAATGAGATGGACATTGACAAGTTTGGTGGACTGTGGAGCCGCATCTCCCATCTTATTTTACCTGTGGTGTTGGAGAAGGAAGTAGAGCATAAAGGATGCTGA
- the LOC125895824 gene encoding torsin-1A-interacting protein 2-like isoform X1, with the protein MDSRVSEKEASRPLRRSARHSSGNVKVLSYEPTPRGPLKRTRKRTENQAPAAAVNGSRDVEDGSEDEGGLLKESPSKKSRLGTGGAAGDSGDENDMESVGDLEENEDQEMDFIQDSSHGTEQPEICQGALGDVNLSPRVVLGERCRPCHAVNEDADWMKTVRVKPLTKGPVAPTKTATQIRPPANRHDMPIPKVTSMADFKKTMEAKARSTGIPSFNHYVPSAYPASEKPYTTRQRVNNIPTEKETVKPKKQGVKKTPVAKTSSGYSCRGVIWCLWRLILLVLFCSAVLLAYKIKKTADSRKFPSGAVKSERFADQLSLLEAQFPNQRPVLWKRSRIHLEKHLQTAQPSEPVSLIFTAGRGAERTLRCLARGLASSFSAALNASVLHIDGASKASQGSDEVKLDIDSQLRAAFDGDKPVAVIHRFEELPPGSTLIFYRYCDHENAAYKQVFLLFTVLLPQDEIKVDQNLKQVEELVQDYLKERLVDSSSQIAFNEMDIDKFGGLWSRISHLILPVVLEKEVEHKGC; encoded by the exons GATTCCAGGGTTTCTGAAAAAGAGGCGTCTCGCCCGTTGAGACGATCAGCAAGGCATTCTTCCGGTAATGTTAAAG TATTGAGTTATGAACCGACCCCCAGGGGTCCCCTAAAGAGGACCAGAAAGAGGACAGAAAACCaagctcctgctgcagctgtcaaTGGTTCCAGAGACGTGGAGGATGGCTCAGAGGATGAAGGTGGGCTGCTTAAAG AGTCCCCTAGCAAGAAGAGTCGGCTGGGGACTGGAGGAGCAGCGGGCGACAGTGGGGATGAGAATGACATGGAATCAGTTGGAGATTTGGAGGAAAATGAAGATCAGGAAATGGATTTTATACAGGATTCCTCTCATGGCACTGAGCAACCAGAAATATGCCAAG GCGCCCTTGGAGATGTGAATTTATCCCCACGAGTCGTCCTCGGTGAGCGCTGCAGACCCTGTCATGCTGTAAATGAAGATGCAGACTGGATGAAAACAGTGAGAG TAAAACCATTAACAAAAGGACCAGTAGCCCCCACCAAGACTGCCACACAAATCAGACCTCCGGCAAACAGACATGACATGCCGATCCCTAAGGTCACCAGCATGGCTGACTTCAAGAAAACAATGGAGGCCAAAGCCAGGAGCACTG GTATACCGTCATTTAACCACTATGTCCCAAGTGCGTATCCAGCCTCGGAGAAACCCTACACAACGCGACAACGTGTGAATAACATTCcaacagaaaaagaaactgtTAAGCCCAAAAAACAAG gGGTAAAGAAAACGCCAGTTGCAAAGACAAGCTCTGGGTATTCCTGTAGAG GAGTCATATGGTGTTTATGGCGTTTGATTCTCCTGGTGCTGTTCTGTTCTGCCGTGTTGCTGGCATACAAGATAAAAAAGACTGCAGACAGTAGAAAGTTTCCATCCGGGGCTGTAAAATCTGAAAGGTTTGCAGATCAGTTGTCTCTTCTTGAGGCCCAGTTCCCAAATCAGCGGCCTGTTTTGTGGAAGAGGAGCAGGATCCACCTGGAGAAGCACCTCCAGACAGCCCAGCCCTCAGAGCCAGTCAGTCTGATCTTTACTGCAGGGCGGGGGGCTGAGAGGACGCTGCGCTGCCTGGCTCGGGGGCTGGCCTCCTCCTTCTCCGCTGCCCTCAACGCCTCTGTCCTCCACATCGATGGAGCCAGTAAAGCCAGCCAGGGCAGCGATGAGGTGAAGCTGGACATCGACAGCCAGTTGCGAGCGGCTTTTGACGGTGACAAACCCGTGGCTGTTATTCATCGCTTCGAAGAGCTGCCTCCAGGCTCCACCCTCATTTTTTATCGCTACTGTGACCACGAGAACGCCGCATACaagcaggtgtttttgttgtttactgTGCTACTTCCTCAAGATGAGATCAAGGTTGATCAGAATCTGAAGCAAGTGGAGGAGTTGGTGCAAGACTATCTCAAGGAAAGGCTGGTGGACTCCAGCAGCCAGATTGCCTTCAATGAGATGGACATTGACAAGTTTGGTGGACTGTGGAGCCGCATCTCCCATCTTATTTTACCTGTGGTGTTGGAGAAGGAAGTAGAGCATAAAGGATGCTGA
- the LOC125896339 gene encoding uncharacterized protein LOC125896339 isoform X2: protein MIWDTVYKYFKMWLWILIGLNVVTKVHGYASGFFPDSCGNMFVNHRSRDGVQYVPQNTELPFTMTLTYSQKGDPIKVTLKRNQSAEFRGFMLEAWTYGTEHPVGNFILLESDKTRLLKCHNIPGQAVSQRNNQRKTSIQVNWTAGGQDITDIDFRVTFVESFSRFWNVAIFNVTLPSPTTPLPDDTTPMTTIKNTTPGTTTETTMPSTTKETTTPSTTTETTTPSTTKETTMPSTTKETTTPSTTTETTKPSTTRGPSTTTQRPGLLDLFKGVGTSVMNFRSVLVLLRMELPTMLMTMTTLVNSLCSHPNKGLKISSCLLCTAIEISALVLFCLAEPIKVILLVLVCVTIVINFVELVIVCLPIGPSHELVAGGLEPIPATSGERQGTPWTGRQTIAGLTHRDKQPFTLTFTPTDNLESPINLVPNLHVFGLWEEAGVPGENPR from the exons ATGATATGGGACACTGTATACAAATATTTTAAG atgtGGTTGTGGATTTTGATTGGTCTTAACGTCGTCACAAAAGTGCATGGGTACGCAAGTGGTTTCTTCCCAGATTCATGTGGAAATATGTTCGTTAACCACAGGAGTAGAGATGGGGTGCAATATGTGCCTCAGAACACTGAACTGCCCTTTACGATGACTTTAACCTACAGCCAAAAGGGAGACCCTATCAAAG TGACTCTCAAAAGAAATCAATCTGCAGAGTTCAGGGGGTTTATGTTGGAGGCTTGGACGTACGGCACAGAACATCCTGTTGGAAATTTCATCTTGCTTGAATCTGATAAGACTCGACTCCTGAAATGCCATAATATACCA GGCCAGGCTGTTTCTCAAAGAAACAATCAAAGAAAGACTTCGATTCAAGTTAACTGGACGGCAGGCGGACAAGACATCACAGATATCGATTTTAG AGTCACATTTGTTGAGTCTTTCAGCAGATTCTGGAATGTGGCGATATTTAATGTCACTTTACCTTCACCCACCACACCCTTACCGGATGACACAACACCAATGActacaataaaaaatacaacaccAGGTACTACAACAGAGACTACAATGCCAAGTACTACAAAAGAGACTACAACACCAAGTACTACAACAGAGACTACAACGCCAAGTACTACAAAAGAGACTACAATGCCAAGTACTACAAAAGAGACTACAACACCAAGTACTACAACAGAGACTACAAAGCCAAGTACTACAAGAG GACCAAGCACGACCACTCAAAGGCCCGGACTTTTAGACCTATTTAAG GGAGTAGGTACTTCAGTGATGAATTTCAGAAGCGTGCTGGTGCTACTCAGAATG GAACTACCTACTATGTTAATGACCATGACCACCCTCGTTAACAGCCTCTGTTCTCATCCAAATAAG gGGTTAAAGATATCATCCTGTCTGCTTTGTACAGCAATTGAGATATCGGCCCTggtcttgttttgtttggctGAGCCCATTAAA GTCATTCTCcttgttcttgtgtgtgtgacgATAGTGATAAATTTCGTGGAGCTGGTAATCGTCTGTCTGCCAATTGGACCCAGTCATGAACT ggtcgcgggggggctggagcctatcccagctacatcgggcgagaggcagggtacaccctggacaggtcgccagactatcgcagggctgacacacagagacaaacaaccattcacactcacattcacacctacggacaatttagagtcaccaattaacctagtccccaatctgcatgtctttggactgtgggaggaagccggagtgcccggggagaacccacgctga
- the LOC125896339 gene encoding uncharacterized protein LOC125896339 isoform X1, with translation MIWDTVYKYFKMWLWILIGLNVVTKVHGYASGFFPDSCGNMFVNHRSRDGVQYVPQNTELPFTMTLTYSQKGDPIKVTLKRNQSAEFRGFMLEAWTYGTEHPVGNFILLESDKTRLLKCHNIPGQAVSQRNNQRKTSIQVNWTAGGQDITDIDFRVTFVESFSRFWNVAIFNVTLPSPTTPLPDDTTPMTTIKNTTPGTTTETTMPSTTKETTTPSTTTETTTPSTTKETTMPSTTKETTTPSTTTETTKPSTTRGPSTTTQRPGLLDLFKGVGTSVMNFRSVLVLLRMELPTMLMTMTTLVNSLCSHPNKGLKISSCLLCTAIEISALVLFCLAEPIKVILLVLVCVTIVINFVELVIVCLPIGPSHELKEISDIIVEACSVIHSIFTIAVIVVSVLDNDSCGKKRKDSWLVKVTIAFTVWMVLFVIWVIIRCILRNTILGRNKTGSLKSSESWRQQRKKKKPSAAEKIFSAASALFFFGATCFAVAVTVGIFWCQEN, from the exons ATGATATGGGACACTGTATACAAATATTTTAAG atgtGGTTGTGGATTTTGATTGGTCTTAACGTCGTCACAAAAGTGCATGGGTACGCAAGTGGTTTCTTCCCAGATTCATGTGGAAATATGTTCGTTAACCACAGGAGTAGAGATGGGGTGCAATATGTGCCTCAGAACACTGAACTGCCCTTTACGATGACTTTAACCTACAGCCAAAAGGGAGACCCTATCAAAG TGACTCTCAAAAGAAATCAATCTGCAGAGTTCAGGGGGTTTATGTTGGAGGCTTGGACGTACGGCACAGAACATCCTGTTGGAAATTTCATCTTGCTTGAATCTGATAAGACTCGACTCCTGAAATGCCATAATATACCA GGCCAGGCTGTTTCTCAAAGAAACAATCAAAGAAAGACTTCGATTCAAGTTAACTGGACGGCAGGCGGACAAGACATCACAGATATCGATTTTAG AGTCACATTTGTTGAGTCTTTCAGCAGATTCTGGAATGTGGCGATATTTAATGTCACTTTACCTTCACCCACCACACCCTTACCGGATGACACAACACCAATGActacaataaaaaatacaacaccAGGTACTACAACAGAGACTACAATGCCAAGTACTACAAAAGAGACTACAACACCAAGTACTACAACAGAGACTACAACGCCAAGTACTACAAAAGAGACTACAATGCCAAGTACTACAAAAGAGACTACAACACCAAGTACTACAACAGAGACTACAAAGCCAAGTACTACAAGAG GACCAAGCACGACCACTCAAAGGCCCGGACTTTTAGACCTATTTAAG GGAGTAGGTACTTCAGTGATGAATTTCAGAAGCGTGCTGGTGCTACTCAGAATG GAACTACCTACTATGTTAATGACCATGACCACCCTCGTTAACAGCCTCTGTTCTCATCCAAATAAG gGGTTAAAGATATCATCCTGTCTGCTTTGTACAGCAATTGAGATATCGGCCCTggtcttgttttgtttggctGAGCCCATTAAA GTCATTCTCcttgttcttgtgtgtgtgacgATAGTGATAAATTTCGTGGAGCTGGTAATCGTCTGTCTGCCAATTGGACCCAGTCATGAACT GAAGGAGATCTCAGACATTATAGTCGAAGCGTGCTCTGTCATCCATAGCATTTTTACAA TTGCTGTCATCGTTGTTAGTGTTTTGGACAATGACAGCTGTGGAAAGAAGAGGAAAGATTCCTGGCTTGTGAAAGTGACGATCGCCTTCACAGTGTGGATGGTCCTGTTTGTAATTTGGGTTATCATAAGATGTATTCTCAGAAACACAATACTGGGAAGAAACAAAACAG GGAGTCTAAAaagcagtgagagctggaggcaacaaagaaaaaag AAGAAGCCCAGTGCAGCCGAAAAGattttttctgctgcttctgCCCTCTTCTTCTTTGGAGCCACATGTTTCGCTGTCGCTGTCACTGTCGGGATATTTTGGTGTCAGGAAAATTAG
- the xcr1a.1 gene encoding chemokine (C motif) receptor 1a, duplicate 1 produces MNYSFNESQYDTDYEDEVCEKAEVVKFGSIFIPVFFFVVIMLSLMGNILVLVILAMYENLKSLTNTFILNLAISDLVFTIGLPFWAIYHIWGWLFSEALCKVVTFVFFTGFYSSILFLTIMTIYRYLAVVHPLSDLSTPKLSTGIFVSFLLWIISIGAAMPSLLHSSLVSIPHNGSQSLGCEYDSTLWKNISISQQNIFFLVAFTVMAFCYIQILRRITRTRSHTKNRAVKLVFCIVAVFFLGWVPYNVVIFLRIMADNLVAPFDDCDASIDLDYAFYVCRLIAFSHCCLNPVFYAFVGVKFRSHLKSLLQRMFIRQSAVEEQQVKMQNFSRGSLY; encoded by the coding sequence ATGAATTACTCTTTCAATGAAAGCCAGTATGACACTGACTATGAGGATGAAGTCTGCGAAAAAGCTGAGGTGGTCAAATTTGGatccattttcattcctgtGTTCTTCTTTGTTGTGATCATGCTAAGTCTCATGGGAAACATCCTCGTCCTTGTAATCCTGGCTATGTATGAAAACCTCAAGTCTCTCACCAACACTTTCATCCTAAACCTGGCCATCTCTGACCTCGTCTTCACCATCGGTCTCCCCTTCTGGGCAATTTACCACATCTGGGGATGGCTGTTTTCAGAGGCCCTCTGCAAAGTTGTCACTTTTGTCTTCTTCACTGGATTTTACAGCAGCATCCTCTTCCTGACCATCATGACCATCTACAGGTATCTGGCCGTAGTCCACCCTCTGTCTGACCTGAGCACACCAAAACTCAGCACTGGGATTTTTGTGTCTTTCCTACTGTGGATAATCAGCATTGGAGCAGCCATGCCTTCCCTGCTCCACAGCTCTCTGGTCTCAATTCCCCACAATGGTTCACAGTCCCTGGGCTGTGAATATGATTCTACCCTGTGGAAAAACATCAGTATCTCCCAACAGAATATTTTCTTCTTGGTTGCTTTTACAGTGATGGCTTTCTGCTACATTCAAATACTAAGGAGAATCACAAGAACAAGATCTCACACAAAGAACAGAGCAGTGAAGTTGGTCTTCTGCATCGTTGCTGTGTTCTTCCTCGGCTGGGTGCCGTACAATGTGGTCATCTTTCTGAGGATCATGGCTGACAATTTGGTTGCACCATTTGATGACTGTGATGCAAGTATAGACCTCGACTATGCGTTCTATGTGTGCCGGCTCATTGCTTTCTCCCACTGCTGTCTGAATCCTGTCTTTTATGCATTTGTTGGTGTGAAGTTTAGGAGTCATTTGAAGTCTCTGCTGCAGCGAATGTTCATTCGCCAAAGTGCAGTTGAAGAACAGCAGGTTAAAATGCAAAACTTCTCACGTGGATCATTGTACTAG